In a single window of the Cydia strobilella chromosome 13, ilCydStro3.1, whole genome shotgun sequence genome:
- the LOC134746554 gene encoding uncharacterized protein LOC134746554 has product MSIPKADKWMKVEWNSGGQSVVNARYLLKSLPNGEELKIGTVVTIGKQENGTPLTATVVASARDRELLEKPPAEETQENAGTSAQNEQEQGDYSPSASDWEPTGESSSEESEEVEETKKIKLERPARQYSNKSSRKVLTPTHRPKAIIPNGMQQLALQNSMRNRRSNDMRYYGNTDTNKKYAPDSKESVPELITSMKSMFQELFTILSKMKPDFNLNDITDFQQSAIEVEIPEITHDNSEYIKNEMNYTNDTQGDGRMMDSEYSDRSDDNVLITNRYETVDKKNAKPAKNEWVPIGSGTTLIHRDKYRKVNWKSYTVATRTLLLAAFSRRTLATHSLTGKKSPAFTNKPAKMCLDPKIVSDIVIEITDKFKVKDNLVRSIITTKCADECKMYKMQKNKHNASDKKKSKNQENIPPAANNTAS; this is encoded by the exons ATGTCGATACCCAAGGCCGATAAGTGGATGAAAGTTGAGTGGAACAGTGGAGGGCAGAGTGTGGTGAACGCGAGGTATTTGCTGAAGAGCCTGCCTAATGGTGAGGAGCTCAAGATTGGGACGGTGGTGACCATCGGGAAACAGGAGAATGGAACTCCGTTGACGGCAACTGTTGTGGCGAGTGCAC GTGATCGAGAGCTGCTGGAGAAGCCTCCAGCAGAGGAAACACAGGAGAACGCAGGCACGAGCGCCCAAAACGAGCAAGAGCAGGGCGATTATTCCCCGAGTGCGTCTGACTGGGAACCTACGGGCGAGTCCAGCTCGGAGGAATCCGAAGAG GTGGAAGAAACCAAGAAAATCAAATTAGAGCGTCCGGCACGTCAATATTCCAACAAGAGCAGCAGAAAAGTTCTCACACCAACCCACAGGCCCAAAGCGATCATCCCCAACGGCATGCAGCAGCTCGCCCTACAGAACTCCATGAGGAATCGCAGATCAAACGACATGAGATATTACGGCAACAcagatacaaataaaaaatacgccCCTGATTCTAAAGAATCCGTGCCTGAACTCATAACTAGCATGAAATCTATGTTTCAAGAACTATTTACGATATTAAGCAAGATGAAACCTGACTTCAATTTAAACGATATAACCGATTTCCAACAGAGTGCCATCGAAGTCGAAATACCTGAAATTACTCATGATAATTCAGAATATATAAAGAACGAGATGAATTATACGAATGACACACAAGGGGATGGGAGGATGATGGACAGCGAATATTCGGATAGATCGGATGATAACGTGTTAATCACTAATAGATATGAAACTGTTGATAAAAAGAACGCGAAACCTGCGAAGAACGAATGG GTGCCAATTGGAAGTGGAACAACGTTGATACACAGAGATAAATACAGAAAAGTCAATTGGAAGTCTTATACTGTCGCGACACGGACATTATTGTTGGCAGCATTCTCGCGAAG GACACTGGCAACACATTCCCTGACGGGGAAGAAATCACCGGCGTTCACGAACAAACCGGCAAAAATGTGCCTCGACCCGAAAATAGTTTCCGACATCGTGATAGAAATTACAGATAAATTTAAAGTGAAGGATAATTTAGTCAG GAGCATTATAACAACGAAATGCGCGGACGAGTGTAAGATGTATAAAATGCAAAAGAACAAACACAATGCATCTGATAAAAAGAAAAGTAAGAATCAGGAAAATATACCACCGGCAGCCAATAATACTGCTAGTTag
- the LOC134746553 gene encoding uncharacterized protein LOC134746553 encodes MSPKCPVPPLQETTLSLVARQLIHALSRVTADEDVAMLFAMVSSYYEQMGATSDIFQDLMNLILNSEYLDPSIRYYTMKLLLRENVKTLATGMFPCPYYRKVLELIVEQGHHLTTLNLKGVWVKEDHLTLMYHLIKNLTNLTVLHIPYIANDEVLKFIGEHNKQLKLLDVSGETDITEIGIDAMLSGNPELTRSLTVVNIGMYGEENIDHTDVALLIRRLPNLTNLGSYSFVGKSLYYIYNNDCPPDFKTKLQYIHDAQTNMRTMKAIVALCPNLETIYLEEPDSGVLALIKEFRDINKIKLNKFQCHELHQLLDKIGYKIVTLMLSGSLGSFNFTRIAETCRNLESLEFYQIQTATHEEEVPFTKLEHIEIVQGNLSSSCLKYLMCGSPKLKKIIIADEIKLDDNDMSRMLRRYKFDNLEGIWFPNAPRLTRDTVELLMECCPKLQSLGQLSGWRFTPDDMMLMRAIIASTNIDLVLSPLGIFQQGN; translated from the exons ATGTCCCCAAAGTGCCCAGTGCCTCCCCTTCAAGAAACTACACTGTCTTTAGTAGCAAGGCAACTCATCCACGCCCTGTCCAGAGTCACCGCCGACGAAGATGTGGCCATGCTCTTCGCGATGGTCTCGTCGTATTACGAGCAAATGGGGGCTACTAGTGACATATTTCAAGATCTCATGAACTTAATACTAAACTCCGAATACCTCGACCCCTCTATAAGATATTACACAATGAAGTTACTGCTTAGAGAGAATGTGAAGACTCTTGCTACAGGCATGTTCCCATGCCCCTACTACAGGAAAGTCCTCGAGCTGATTGTTGAACAAGGGCATCATCTAACAACTCTCAATCTAAAAGGAGTATGGGTTAAAGAAGACCATCTGACTCTCATGTATCATCTGATCAAGAATCTTACAAACCTAACAGTTCTCCATATCCCTTACATCGCCAACGATGAAGTACTAAAATTCATCGGCGAACATAACAAACAGCTGAAACTCTTAGACGTGTCTGGTGAAACGGACATCACAGAAATCGGCATAGACGCGATGTTGTCTGGAAATCCGGAGCTGACTCGAAGCTTAACTGTGGTCAACATAGGAATGTATGGCGAAGAAAACATCGATCACACAGACGTGGCGTTGTTGATACGACGGTTACCTAACCTTACAAATCTTGGCAGTTACTCATTCGTCGGGAAATCTCTTTACTACATCTACAATAACGATTGCCCGCCCGATTTCAAAACAAAGTTACAGTACATCCATGATGCTCAGACGAACATGAGGACCATGAAAGCGATAGTAGCTTTATGTCCAAATCTAGAAACTATTTACCTTGAAGAGCCCGATTCAGGCGTGCTTGCGTTGATCAAAGAGTTTAGAGACATTAACAAAATTAAGCTTAACAAATTCCAGTGCCATGAGCTGCATCAGCTACTCGACAAAATCGGCTATAAGATTGTTACACTAATGTTATCTGGTTCGCTGGGATCATTTAACTTTACTAGGATAGCAGAAACGTGTAGGAACTTGGAAAGTTTGGAGTTCTATCAAATACAGACCGCGACGCACGAAGAAGAAGTTCCATTTACGAAACTAGAGCATATAGAAATAGTTCAAGGAAACTTATCGTCTTCGTGTCTCAAATATTTAATGTGTGGCAGCCCGAAGCTGAAGAAAATCATAATAGCCGACGAAATTAAGCTGGATGACAACGATATGTCCCG AATGCTCCGCCGCTACAAATTCGACAACCTCGAAGGCATTTGGTTCCCGAACGCACCTCGCCTAACACGGGACACCGTGGAACTACTCATGGAGTGTTGTCCCAAACTGCAGAGCTTGGGACAGCTGAGCGGCTGGCGGTTCACGCCTGATGACATGATGCTTATGAGGGCCATTATAGCAAGTACTAATATCGATCTAGTGCTATCTCCGCTCGGTATTTTCCAGCAAGGAAATTAG
- the LOC134746555 gene encoding pre-mRNA-processing factor 6, with the protein MSVPPQAFVNKNKKHFLGIPAPLGYVAGVGRGATGFTTRSDIGPARDANDVSDDRHAPPAAKRKKNEEEDDDEDLNDSNYDEFSGYSGSLFSKDPYDKDDAEADAIYESIDKRMDEKRKEYREKRLKEDLERYRQERPKIQQQFSDLKRELKTVSEDEWSAIPEVGDARNRKQRNPRAEKFTPLPDSVLSRNLGGESSSSIDPNSGLASMMPGVMTPGMLTPSGDLDLRKIGQARNTLMTVKLSQVSDSVTGQTVVDPKGYLTDLQSMIPTYGGDINDIKKARLLLKSVRETNPNHPPAWIASARLEEVTGKVQSARNLIMKGCEVNPSSEELWLEAARLQPIDTARAVIAHAARNLPHSVRIWVKAADLEQEPKAKRRVYRKALEHIPNSVRLWKAAVELENPEDARILLSRAVECCPTSVELWLALARLETYENARKVLNKARENIPTDRQIWVTAAKLEEAHGNTHMVEKIVDRAITSLSSNGVEINREHWFKEAMEAEKSGAVHTCQAIIRSVIGQGIEQEDQKHTWMEDAEACANEGAYECARAVYGYALSVFPSKKSIWLRAAYLEKQHGSRASLETLLQRAVAHCPKSEVLWLMGAKSKWLAGDVPAARGILSLAFQANPNSEEIWLAAVKLESENKEYDRARRLLAKARASAPTPRVMIKSAKLEWALNNLEVSLKLLEEAIKVFADYAKLHMMKGQIEEQMGKDEDAHNTYTQGLKKCATSVPMWILLSRLEEKLKHITKARSVLEKARLRNPKNADLWLESVRLERRNGSAEISNAVMAKALQECPTAGRLWADAIFMESRPQRKTKSVDALKKCEHDAYVLLAVSQLFWTERKLNKCREWFNRTVKIDADFGDAWAFFYKFELLHGNEQQQEEVKARCKTAEPRHGEYWCKHAKDIQNWCFSTEQILLLVAKSLPVPT; encoded by the exons ATGTCTGTGCCACCGCAAGCGTTTGTTAATAAAAACAAGAAGCATTTTCTCGGAATCCCAGCACCTTTAGGTTATGTTGCTGGTGTTGGCAGAGG AGCGACTGGTTTCACTACTCGATCTGATATCGGTCCCGCTCGAGATGCCAACGACGTATC CGACGACCGACATGCGCCACCTGCTGCGAAACGCAAGAAAAACGAggaagaagatgatgatgaagactTGAATGATTCTAACTATGATGAGTTCTCGGGTTACAGTGGATCACTGTTCTCAAAG GATCCATATGACAAAGATGATGCAGAGGCTGATGCCATTTATGAGTCCATTGACAAGAGAATGGATGAGAAGCGAAAAGAGTACAGAGAAAAACGACTCAAAGAAGACTTGGAAAGATATCGTCAAGAAAG ACCGAAAATACAACAGCAATTTTCTGACCTAAAGCGAGAATTGAAAACGGTATCGGAGGACGAATGGTCTGCAATTCCTGAAGTGGGTGATGCGCGTAACAGAAAACAACGTAACCCTCGCGCTGAGAAGTTTACCCCATTGCCGGACAGTGTACTGTCCAGAAACTTGGGAGGAGAGTCCTCTTCATCCATTGACCCTAATTCAGGCTTGGCTTCTATGATGCCTGGTGTTATGACTCCGGGGATGTTGACTCCGTCTG gTGACCTGGACTTACGTAAGATCGGTCAAGCGAGAAACACCCTTATGACAGTGAAACTGTCCCAGGTTTCTGACTCGGTCACCGGTCAAACTGTAGTCGATCCCAAAGGTTATCTTACGGATCTCCAGTCCATGATACCCACATATGGAGGGGACATTAATGACATAAAGAAAGCTAGGTTGCTCCTAAAGTCTGTGCGTGAGACGAATCCGAACCACCCGCCCGCTTGGATTGCTAGTGCTCGATTAGAAGAAGTTACTG GCAAAGTACAGTCAGCCCGTAACCTCATCATGAAGGGTTGCGAAGTGAACCCAAGCAGTGAAGAGCTTTGGCTGGAAGCGGCCAGATTACAGCCCATAGACACTGCTCGCGCTGTCATAGCACATGCTGCTAGGAATCTACCGCACAGTGTGAGGATCTGGGTGAAGGCTGCAGATTTGGAGCAGGAGCCTAAA GCTAAACGACGAGTCTACCGCAAGGCTCTCGAGCATATACCCAACTCAGTCCGTCTTTGGAAGGCCGCAGTCGAACTTGAAAACCCGGAAGACGCCCGCATCCTCCTCTCTCGCGCCGTGGAATGTTGTCCTACCAGTGTAGAGCTGTGGCTGGCCTTAGCAAGGCTCGAGACGTATGAAAACGCGAGGAAAGTCTTGAATAAGGCTAGAGAGAATATTCCGACGGATAGGCAGATTTGGGTGACTGCTGCGAAGCTTGAAGAGGCCCATG GCAACACACACATGGTAGAAAAGATCGTAGACCGAGCGATCACATCGCTAAGCTCTAACGGAGTGGAAATCAATCGCGAGCACTGGTTCAAAGAAGCAATGGAGGCAGAAAAATCCGGCGCGGTTCATACTTGCCAG GCGATCATCAGATCTGTTATTGGACAAGGTATTGAACAAGAAGATCAAAAACACACTTGGATGGAGGATGCGGAAGCA TGCGCAAACGAAGGCGCATACGAATGCGCCCGCGCAGTCTACGGCTACGCGCTCTCAGTGTTCCCTTCAAAGAAGTCTATCTGGTTACGCGCCGCGTACTTAGAGAAACAACATGGCTCCCGCGCCAGTCTAGAAACTTTGTTGCAAAGGGCTGTTGCACATTGTCCTAAATCTGAGGTGCTGTGGCTTATGGGGGCCAAATCTAAATGGCTGGCTG GTGATGTCCCAGCGGCTCGCGGTATCCTGTCCCTAGCTTTCCAGGCCAATCCGAACTCGGAGGAAATTTGGCTCGCTGCTGTGAAACTCGAGAGCGAGAACAAAGAATACGACAGAGCGAGACGGCTGCTGGCTAAAGCTCGAGCATCGGCACCGACACCTAGG GTAATGATAAAGTCCGCCAAACTGGAATGGGCGCTCAACAATCTAGAAGTCTCCTTGAAACTCCTAGAGGAAGCCATCAAAGTGTTTGCCGACTACGCGAAGCTACACATGATGAAAGGGCAGATAGAGGAGCAGATGGGCAAGGATGAGGACGCGCATAACACTTATACACAGGGG TTGAAGAAATGTGCTACCAGCGTTCCCATGTGGATATTACTGTCGCGGCTGGAGGAGAAATTAAAACACATCACGAAAGCCAGATCGGTTCTCGAGAAGGCTAGACTTAGGAATCCAAAGAATGCTGATCTATG GTTAGAAAGTGTGCGTCTAGAAAGGCGGAACGGCAGCGCGGAGATATCTAACGCCGTAATGGCCAAAGCTCTGCAGGAATGTCCGACCGCGGGCCGCCTGTGGGCCGACGCCATCTTCATGGAGTCACGCCCGCAGAGGAAGACCAAGAGC GTGGACGCCCTTAAAAAATGCGAGCACGACGCCTACGTATTGCTGGCTGTTTCGCAACTCTTCTGGACTGAGAGGAAGCTGAACAAGTGCAGAGAGTGGTTCAACCGCACG GTAAAGATCGACGCCGACTTCGGCGACGCTTGGGCATTCTTCTACAAGTTCGAATTACTCCACGGCAACGAACAACAGCAAGAGGAAGTGAAAGCTCGCTGTAAGACCGCCGAACCGCGCCACGGCGAGTACTGGTGCAAGCACGCGAAAGACATTCAGAACTGGTGTTTTAGCACTGAACAGATTTTATTGTTAGTGGCTAAGAGCTTGCCCGTTCCTACGTGA